In the Bacillus shivajii genome, one interval contains:
- a CDS encoding ATP-binding protein, with protein sequence MILQKLHIYGFGKWEDKTWTFHHNGIYLFYGKNESGKSTIMSFIEAILFGFPKKGEQQFIPITSQAYGGKITIFTHTYGSITIERVKGRKARGDVTVTFDDGHKAGEDFLQTLFADIDQSTFRAVFYFNLDGLSGLEKMDPAELNRFLIDTGMVGAQNLFKLEKYIDQEMNKLYKPRGRKTDMNALAIKMEEKEKEISEWERRIDEYEKMVSNLEQLTDEQELHEKELKGLQDKYRSLEKKSELYPIAKKWEKLELQLKEWEEVDSYPEEGLERYKQLNEKLLDAKAGEEQSKENVMHLERSLQSLSVTPHLSMLKIELNRIDKQHELYNSRELDIEELKVEYNRLQKEMSEIEKDWAKGNNEMEEARYSPIVLQQFTALKEAWRQWIVKEDQLLQQKAKIEKQSDKIRGQYESTKNQMMDEDEYIELKKRIDESDGSERLQIKKEMVTEQIALLNNEWKDLQKQDRFLSYAFFGGTTTLLLSVVVFASFAQYLLSASISFLALLFGSTSMFLLRKTKTKKKRIKSLYDEKTNERVELEQALNIDRTNESSIQHAKSILLQEEQKRRDFERLKNEWERIKEERGLWESEWESSLNKKEKIASDIRKWAVNHNFPTDHDVEYYEGFLETLKNWKELYTKGKEVSEKIKRYEEKQYEFQSDVMTLLSKTSCQTKTKVNEAIKLLHEYVNQESEKLRQKEKIENEKSYRQQSYDTYRMKRQQIEMQIKELFSLANVKDYEAFQEKGHRFTKNRALQEEQENLWFQMKAMSPEKKQFKVFLKEEVLIGGKDIYEEKELVEEKLEKLELKRRQTIEQKAKLTHEITSLEQDRSYEEQLQQFTQLKEELQSYAKKWAIYATSQMFIDEVKSIYEQERQPSVIKYAEKYFQKMTDGTYTRLFAPMGRERFIVERYDGVHFEPGDLSRGTCELLYLSLRFSLAAHVANERNIPLFMDETFVNIDKDRRKKILSVLRDITKDRQVIYFTCHDYFMEECDEEYVIEL encoded by the coding sequence ATGATTTTACAGAAGCTCCATATATATGGGTTTGGTAAGTGGGAAGATAAAACGTGGACCTTTCATCATAACGGCATCTATTTATTTTATGGGAAAAATGAGTCTGGGAAGTCGACGATTATGTCATTTATTGAAGCCATTTTGTTCGGTTTCCCAAAGAAAGGGGAACAACAATTTATCCCAATCACTTCCCAAGCTTATGGTGGGAAGATAACGATTTTCACTCATACATATGGGTCGATTACAATAGAACGAGTGAAAGGCCGTAAAGCTAGAGGGGATGTCACCGTTACATTCGATGATGGACATAAAGCTGGAGAAGACTTTTTGCAAACTCTTTTTGCAGATATTGATCAAAGCACTTTTCGCGCCGTTTTCTATTTCAATTTAGATGGTTTAAGCGGGCTGGAAAAGATGGACCCAGCAGAGCTTAATCGCTTTCTCATTGATACTGGAATGGTAGGGGCTCAAAACTTATTTAAACTCGAAAAGTATATTGATCAAGAAATGAACAAGCTGTATAAACCTCGTGGTAGAAAGACAGACATGAATGCCCTCGCTATAAAAATGGAAGAGAAAGAAAAAGAGATTTCCGAGTGGGAGCGCCGTATTGATGAGTATGAAAAAATGGTAAGTAATCTTGAACAATTAACCGATGAACAAGAACTGCACGAAAAAGAATTGAAGGGATTACAAGATAAGTATCGTTCGTTAGAAAAAAAGAGTGAGTTGTACCCAATAGCTAAAAAGTGGGAAAAACTAGAGCTTCAATTAAAGGAATGGGAAGAAGTCGATTCTTATCCTGAAGAAGGGTTAGAGAGATACAAACAATTAAATGAAAAATTACTAGATGCAAAAGCGGGGGAGGAACAAAGTAAGGAAAATGTCATGCATCTTGAGCGCTCATTACAAAGCTTATCTGTTACCCCTCATTTATCCATGTTAAAGATCGAGTTAAATCGTATAGATAAACAGCACGAATTATACAATAGTAGAGAGCTAGACATCGAAGAGTTAAAGGTTGAATATAACCGTTTACAAAAAGAAATGTCCGAAATTGAAAAAGACTGGGCTAAAGGGAATAACGAGATGGAAGAAGCTCGGTATTCTCCAATTGTTTTACAACAATTCACAGCATTAAAAGAAGCATGGAGACAATGGATTGTGAAAGAAGACCAGCTACTTCAACAAAAAGCCAAGATTGAAAAACAAAGTGATAAAATTCGCGGTCAATACGAGTCAACAAAAAATCAAATGATGGATGAAGATGAATATATTGAGTTGAAAAAGCGAATTGATGAAAGTGATGGAAGCGAACGTCTTCAAATAAAAAAAGAAATGGTCACAGAGCAAATCGCCTTGCTGAATAATGAATGGAAAGACCTTCAAAAGCAAGACCGATTTTTATCATATGCTTTCTTCGGTGGGACAACTACGCTTTTACTTAGTGTCGTAGTTTTTGCTTCCTTTGCACAATATTTACTTTCAGCTAGTATAAGTTTTTTGGCACTTTTATTTGGCTCTACGTCAATGTTTCTTTTGAGAAAGACAAAAACAAAAAAGAAGCGTATAAAGAGCTTATATGATGAGAAGACAAATGAAAGAGTAGAGTTAGAACAAGCGTTAAATATAGATCGGACAAATGAAAGCTCGATTCAACATGCTAAGTCAATTCTTCTTCAAGAAGAACAAAAGCGCAGAGACTTTGAACGTCTGAAAAATGAATGGGAACGTATTAAAGAAGAAAGAGGTCTGTGGGAAAGTGAATGGGAGTCATCCTTAAATAAAAAGGAGAAAATAGCTTCTGATATAAGGAAATGGGCAGTCAATCACAATTTTCCAACCGATCATGATGTTGAGTATTATGAAGGATTTCTTGAAACACTAAAGAACTGGAAAGAACTCTATACTAAAGGGAAAGAAGTAAGTGAAAAAATAAAGAGGTATGAAGAGAAACAATACGAATTTCAGTCAGATGTTATGACCTTGCTTTCAAAGACTAGTTGTCAAACAAAGACCAAAGTCAATGAAGCGATAAAACTTCTTCACGAGTATGTCAATCAAGAATCGGAAAAGTTGCGCCAAAAAGAAAAAATTGAAAATGAAAAAAGCTATCGACAACAATCTTACGATACGTATCGAATGAAAAGACAGCAAATTGAAATGCAGATTAAAGAACTATTTTCATTAGCGAACGTAAAAGATTATGAAGCATTTCAAGAAAAAGGGCATAGGTTTACGAAAAATAGAGCTTTACAAGAAGAGCAGGAAAATTTATGGTTTCAGATGAAAGCGATGAGTCCTGAAAAAAAACAATTCAAGGTATTTTTAAAAGAAGAGGTTTTAATAGGTGGGAAAGACATCTATGAAGAAAAAGAGTTAGTTGAAGAAAAGTTAGAGAAATTAGAACTGAAACGAAGGCAGACGATTGAACAAAAAGCAAAGCTAACACATGAAATAACAAGTTTAGAGCAAGACCGCTCATATGAAGAGCAGTTACAACAATTTACACAACTAAAAGAAGAATTACAATCGTATGCAAAAAAATGGGCTATTTATGCTACAAGCCAAATGTTTATTGATGAAGTAAAGAGCATTTATGAACAAGAACGTCAGCCATCTGTTATAAAATATGCAGAGAAGTATTTTCAGAAGATGACAGATGGTACATACACCCGACTCTTTGCTCCAATGGGGAGGGAACGATTTATCGTTGAACGGTACGATGGTGTGCATTTTGAACCAGGAGATCTTAGTAGAGGGACGTGTGAATTGTTATACCTTTCATTACGCTTTTCCTTAGCAGCACATGTAGCAAATGAAAGGAATATCCCATTATTTATGGATGAGACGTTTGTGAACATAGATAAAGATAGAAGGAAGAAAATCCTTTCTGTATTAAGAGATATTACTAAAGATAGACAAGTTATATACTTTACGTGTCATGACTACTTTATGGAAGAATGTGACGAAGAATATGTAATAGAGCTATAA
- a CDS encoding peptidylprolyl isomerase — protein sequence MKKYIFSFLFVLVVFMTACNGDETTEEVNEESNESVNDSEQTEEASEDILVSTSAGDITEDEFIQSLKNMFGDVVLSQLVEETIINHEADSLDIEESDIEEEINNLQENMGAQNSEQFQQMLRQQGIMNEEELRTRVLKHLVLQNLIGHVGDFTEEEVKAEYEKGEEVNARHILIEDEEQAYEIYERIQDGESFSELAEQYSVDPGSRENGGELGFFRRGAMVAPFEDVAFTQEVSNVSEPVRSQFGYHIIETLERNPYEDDYEEVKESLLNALNNRKLSKMSAKQEELFDNIEIEVHDDEFEHLF from the coding sequence TTGAAGAAATACATATTTTCCTTTCTCTTCGTTTTAGTGGTCTTCATGACAGCATGTAACGGAGATGAAACGACTGAAGAAGTAAATGAAGAATCAAACGAATCAGTAAATGACAGTGAGCAAACTGAGGAGGCATCTGAAGATATTCTTGTTTCTACAAGTGCAGGTGATATTACAGAAGATGAATTTATTCAATCGTTAAAGAATATGTTCGGTGATGTTGTCCTTTCTCAACTAGTTGAAGAAACAATTATTAATCATGAAGCTGACTCTCTCGATATTGAAGAAAGCGATATTGAAGAAGAAATTAATAACTTACAAGAGAACATGGGCGCACAAAATAGTGAACAATTTCAACAGATGCTTAGACAGCAAGGCATTATGAATGAAGAAGAACTACGTACACGCGTTTTGAAACACCTCGTATTGCAGAACCTTATTGGACATGTCGGTGATTTTACTGAAGAAGAGGTTAAAGCCGAATATGAAAAAGGTGAAGAGGTAAATGCTCGCCATATTCTTATTGAGGATGAGGAACAAGCGTATGAAATTTATGAACGAATTCAAGATGGCGAAAGCTTCTCAGAGTTGGCAGAACAATATTCAGTAGACCCTGGATCACGTGAGAATGGTGGAGAACTAGGATTTTTCCGTCGAGGAGCAATGGTTGCACCATTTGAAGACGTTGCATTTACACAAGAAGTGTCTAATGTAAGTGAACCTGTTCGCTCACAGTTTGGATACCATATTATCGAAACATTAGAGAGAAACCCATATGAAGATGATTATGAGGAAGTAAAAGAAAGTTTACTTAATGCATTAAACAACCGTAAACTTTCAAAAATGTCAGCAAAGCAAGAAGAGCTATTTGATAACATTGAAATTGAAGTACATGATGATGAATTCGAACACTTATTTTAA
- a CDS encoding sporulation YhaL family protein, translating into MNPIQIIFTLIAAIFLIFVIRLLSLTSLGAEGAQLPWWVYATYLGILFSGIMYVNARVDEKRKEEKAIELEGSIILDEIRNRRKKAKLNENDIELEQNNNKEAYLESK; encoded by the coding sequence ATGAACCCTATTCAAATTATTTTCACGTTAATAGCTGCTATATTTTTGATTTTTGTCATACGTTTATTGTCTTTAACGTCATTAGGAGCAGAAGGTGCTCAATTACCCTGGTGGGTGTATGCAACTTATTTAGGTATTTTATTTAGTGGTATCATGTATGTAAATGCACGAGTTGACGAGAAGCGTAAAGAAGAAAAAGCGATAGAATTGGAAGGATCAATCATACTAGATGAAATTCGTAATAGAAGAAAAAAAGCAAAATTAAATGAAAATGATATAGAATTAGAACAAAACAATAATAAAGAAGCGTACCTCGAAAGCAAGTAA
- a CDS encoding VanZ family protein, translating to MFNSIITFGGAYAVILFIIIDFIRYRSKNLFKRAILYSFLFYLLFVADRTIGYLFFPPFEDTYLSFQLIPFYFVRDILFFEVGSWYFWNTIKLSFYNLIMLAPLGVYLSLLFDVRSMKKAVLIIFSVSFFIEVYQLVFTYFGLTLTRTFNVDDLILNTLGGVIAFIIFRKIKQYYHLYFKPTKVQS from the coding sequence GTGTTTAATTCAATTATTACTTTTGGCGGGGCATATGCTGTTATACTATTCATCATTATTGATTTTATAAGATATAGGTCAAAAAATTTATTCAAAAGGGCAATTTTATATAGTTTTCTTTTTTACCTTTTATTTGTAGCTGACCGTACAATTGGTTATCTTTTTTTCCCACCTTTTGAAGATACATATTTAAGTTTTCAACTAATTCCTTTTTACTTCGTTAGGGATATATTATTTTTTGAGGTTGGCAGCTGGTATTTTTGGAATACTATAAAGCTATCTTTTTATAACCTCATAATGCTTGCCCCTTTAGGTGTTTATTTATCGTTATTGTTTGATGTAAGGAGTATGAAAAAAGCTGTTTTAATAATATTTTCAGTTAGTTTCTTCATAGAAGTATATCAATTAGTATTTACTTACTTTGGTTTAACTTTAACACGAACATTTAATGTTGATGATTTGATATTAAATACTTTAGGGGGAGTAATTGCTTTTATTATTTTTAGAAAAATAAAACAGTATTATCATCTCTATTTTAAACCCACCAAGGTTCAATCATAA
- a CDS encoding YjcZ family sporulation protein → MSHGYQNGFVLLVVLFILLVIIGASWAY, encoded by the coding sequence ATGTCACATGGATATCAAAATGGTTTCGTGTTACTTGTCGTGTTGTTCATTTTACTCGTTATTATCGGCGCTTCTTGGGCGTATTAA
- a CDS encoding DUF4367 domain-containing protein, producing the protein MKNTSMIIIMILLLGSLYFFTNESVKITEKNYNEIENALNDLEFEIKFPMYLGDVNWDGANIIFHDEKQTKIEIYGVSDNGFGVTFMASLVELEKPKNFNWEEIKINNNSGLITRENNIIQWIDKGVSYSLDGGDLNEEELLKIAESLG; encoded by the coding sequence ATGAAAAATACTTCAATGATTATCATCATGATTTTATTATTAGGGTCTTTATATTTCTTTACAAATGAATCAGTAAAGATTACCGAGAAAAACTATAATGAGATAGAAAATGCTTTAAATGATTTAGAGTTTGAAATTAAGTTTCCTATGTATTTAGGAGATGTGAATTGGGATGGGGCTAACATCATTTTCCATGATGAAAAACAAACTAAAATCGAAATATATGGTGTATCTGATAATGGGTTTGGAGTGACATTCATGGCTTCATTAGTAGAGTTGGAAAAACCAAAAAATTTTAATTGGGAAGAAATTAAGATAAATAATAATTCTGGTCTTATCACTCGTGAAAATAACATCATTCAATGGATAGATAAAGGTGTATCATACAGCTTAGATGGCGGCGATTTAAATGAAGAAGAGTTATTAAAAATAGCAGAATCATTAGGGTGA
- a CDS encoding YhzD family protein: protein MSKYFLTAYDKKGNHLLNEIFEATNDQEAKETGLSRLTKENLLDNPSRVVRSSGGLVHFHQ from the coding sequence ATGTCAAAATATTTTTTAACTGCTTACGATAAAAAAGGAAATCATTTATTAAACGAAATCTTCGAAGCAACAAATGATCAAGAAGCAAAAGAAACTGGCCTTTCACGACTTACTAAAGAAAACTTACTTGATAACCCTAGCCGTGTTGTTCGCTCATCAGGAGGACTCGTTCATTTTCACCAATAA
- a CDS encoding response regulator transcription factor produces MEQYEVYLVEDEKNLGEVIKAYMEKEGWSVKHFTDGKEAYEFIEQPPHLWVLDIMLPGMDGYQLLKAIKAQEDTPVIFISARDKDLDRVLGLELGSDDYLAKPFLPEELVIRAKKLLHRIYPEGEETVEKIELNGYTIDTHSRTIHDGDEQIELTTKEMDLIILLTSNIGKALSREEIIEYVWGSDYFGSERAVDDVVRRVRKKLSRIHVETLYGFGYRVLSS; encoded by the coding sequence ATGGAACAATATGAAGTGTATTTAGTTGAAGATGAAAAAAACTTAGGGGAAGTTATTAAAGCATATATGGAAAAAGAAGGTTGGTCAGTTAAACATTTTACAGATGGAAAAGAAGCATATGAATTCATTGAACAGCCTCCTCATTTATGGGTGTTAGATATTATGTTACCCGGTATGGATGGCTATCAACTGCTCAAGGCCATTAAGGCCCAAGAAGATACACCAGTTATTTTTATTTCTGCAAGAGATAAAGACTTAGATCGAGTTTTAGGACTTGAATTAGGAAGTGATGATTACTTAGCAAAGCCTTTTTTACCTGAAGAGTTAGTGATTCGAGCGAAAAAATTGCTACATCGTATTTATCCAGAAGGTGAAGAGACTGTAGAAAAGATTGAACTAAATGGTTATACAATTGACACCCATTCAAGAACCATTCACGATGGTGATGAGCAAATTGAATTAACAACGAAAGAAATGGATTTAATTATTTTACTTACCTCAAATATTGGTAAGGCATTATCTCGTGAAGAAATTATTGAATACGTTTGGGGGAGTGACTACTTTGGTTCTGAGCGAGCTGTCGATGATGTTGTTAGGCGTGTACGGAAGAAACTGTCACGGATTCATGTAGAAACACTTTATGGGTTCGGCTATAGGGTTTTATCTTCATGA
- a CDS encoding metallophosphoesterase family protein, translated as MVKFIHCADVHLGRSIHIEAGMPSSMKETVLTATYISFKNIIDKAIEEKVDFLIISGDLYDHEHRSLRGQWFVKKQVERLNEHHIRVFIIHGNHDPIVEKQSFIHLPNNVHVFSSEGEQVKVVTSGDERVCIHGFSYPEKAYTDNPTCLYEDAVENQGYHIGVLHGQEKTNQEHEPYAPFALRDLLQKGYHYWALGHIHERKVLSTHPPVIYSGNVQGAHRKEKGPKGAYLVQFNGNEVETEFFETAPLIWVEQNVSIDDVDTIDALVQDMIDELPQKEGDTTFLIDLKIIGEGPLHLYLKKEEHRDELLTLLREEVDEHCWVHRLEVLTSPVIDRDSIRKQEHLLGDIVRISEQEKQDFQAFDDTISKLQTNRLMKKYIEPFSEDEKVQIIDSAEKMLLSSLMEEEEEQ; from the coding sequence ATGGTAAAATTCATTCATTGTGCTGATGTTCACTTAGGACGTTCCATTCATATTGAAGCTGGAATGCCTTCCTCAATGAAAGAAACCGTGTTAACAGCCACGTACATTTCATTTAAAAACATCATAGATAAAGCAATCGAAGAAAAAGTAGACTTTTTAATTATTAGTGGTGACCTTTATGATCATGAACATCGCTCATTACGAGGGCAATGGTTCGTAAAGAAGCAAGTTGAAAGACTGAACGAACATCATATTCGTGTTTTTATTATTCACGGTAATCATGATCCGATCGTTGAAAAACAGTCATTTATTCATTTACCAAACAATGTTCACGTTTTTTCTTCAGAAGGTGAACAAGTTAAGGTCGTCACCTCAGGTGATGAAAGAGTTTGCATTCATGGGTTTAGCTACCCTGAAAAAGCTTATACTGATAACCCTACTTGCTTATATGAAGATGCAGTTGAAAATCAAGGTTATCATATTGGTGTTCTTCATGGCCAAGAAAAGACGAATCAGGAGCATGAACCATATGCCCCCTTCGCATTACGCGATTTGTTACAAAAAGGTTATCATTATTGGGCTTTAGGACATATTCACGAGCGGAAGGTATTATCTACTCACCCTCCGGTCATATACTCTGGAAATGTACAAGGTGCCCATAGAAAAGAGAAGGGGCCAAAAGGTGCATATCTTGTGCAGTTTAATGGTAATGAAGTAGAGACCGAATTCTTTGAAACAGCCCCACTCATTTGGGTTGAACAAAACGTTTCAATCGATGATGTTGATACAATCGATGCTCTCGTTCAAGACATGATTGACGAACTTCCACAAAAAGAAGGTGACACAACATTTCTCATTGATTTGAAAATAATTGGTGAGGGGCCTCTCCACCTTTATTTAAAAAAGGAAGAACATCGTGATGAGCTATTAACTCTATTAAGAGAAGAAGTGGATGAACATTGTTGGGTACATCGGTTAGAAGTTTTAACTTCACCAGTCATTGATAGAGATTCTATCAGAAAACAAGAACATTTACTCGGCGATATTGTAAGAATTAGCGAACAAGAGAAACAAGACTTTCAAGCATTTGATGATACGATTAGTAAGCTTCAAACGAATCGTTTGATGAAAAAATATATAGAACCATTTTCAGAAGACGAGAAAGTCCAAATTATTGATTCGGCTGAAAAGATGTTACTGTCCTCATTAATGGAAGAGGAGGAAGAGCAATGA
- a CDS encoding YjcZ family sporulation protein → MHMSGCGTTPYFNGFTLIVVLFILLIIVGSTYVN, encoded by the coding sequence ATGCACATGTCAGGATGTGGAACAACTCCATATTTCAACGGCTTCACACTTATTGTTGTATTGTTCATTTTACTCATTATCGTTGGCTCAACTTACGTAAACTAA
- a CDS encoding sensor histidine kinase — translation MIKLNLTQRIWFSFIAIILMVGLLIGIIYPISLKSTLTEETYRIIEQEQARFADPLGEHLVPPNSEVDFIERRDAERSVGHIFIMNQYGRIEGDPVPNEVLREMGENAYNQLTRRGRYELNYNEATLFYVVFKVYTTGGEAYHISFMWDTYRDQMVNRLWGRLSYIMVIAGLLSLIPAFWLKHYLRRPLTSLGNHFEQIANRNWKDPFHWEKDKDFEKLSEQFEIMRQNLMKYDKAQKTFIQHASHELKTPIMVVKSYAQSVKDGILPKDNIEQTMDVILEESNRMEKRVKDMIYYTKLDSLKEAPMEKEEFPFGSIAYRIEERFRLQRENVTFNIKGDHVNLYGDKELLGVLLENLVENALRYAIDFIELEAVEQDKQLLIHVRNNGEQIPNNEIDHIFTPFRKGNKGQFGLGLAIVKRICEIHGGYPSVSNENDGVRFSMVIPKQDIKNTRTKS, via the coding sequence ATGATCAAACTGAATTTAACACAACGCATTTGGTTTTCATTTATTGCAATCATCTTAATGGTTGGTTTGCTTATTGGAATTATCTATCCGATATCGTTAAAGAGTACGTTAACAGAAGAAACATACCGTATTATTGAGCAAGAGCAAGCTCGCTTTGCTGACCCTTTAGGTGAACACCTTGTTCCGCCTAACTCCGAAGTCGATTTTATTGAACGCCGTGATGCAGAACGGTCTGTCGGTCATATTTTCATCATGAATCAGTACGGTAGAATTGAAGGGGACCCTGTTCCAAATGAAGTATTACGAGAAATGGGAGAAAATGCATATAACCAACTCACTCGCCGAGGAAGGTATGAATTAAACTATAACGAAGCAACATTATTTTACGTCGTATTTAAAGTGTATACAACAGGTGGAGAAGCCTACCATATTTCATTTATGTGGGATACTTATAGAGATCAAATGGTCAATCGTCTTTGGGGACGCCTTTCATATATAATGGTTATTGCAGGCCTTTTAAGCTTAATTCCGGCCTTTTGGTTAAAACATTACTTAAGGAGGCCGTTGACGAGCTTAGGAAATCATTTTGAACAAATAGCCAATCGAAATTGGAAAGATCCATTCCATTGGGAGAAGGATAAAGATTTCGAAAAGCTTTCAGAGCAGTTTGAAATAATGCGTCAAAATTTAATGAAGTACGATAAAGCGCAAAAAACTTTTATCCAACATGCCTCTCATGAATTAAAAACGCCAATTATGGTAGTGAAAAGCTATGCACAGTCTGTTAAAGATGGGATTTTGCCAAAAGACAACATTGAACAGACGATGGATGTCATATTAGAAGAGTCAAACCGGATGGAAAAACGAGTAAAAGATATGATCTACTATACAAAGCTAGATTCGTTAAAAGAAGCACCCATGGAAAAAGAGGAATTTCCGTTTGGTTCGATTGCCTATCGTATTGAAGAACGCTTCCGTTTACAACGGGAAAATGTAACGTTTAATATTAAAGGTGATCATGTTAATTTGTATGGAGACAAAGAACTTCTTGGTGTGCTATTAGAGAATCTAGTAGAAAATGCTTTACGGTATGCTATTGACTTCATTGAACTAGAAGCAGTGGAACAAGATAAACAACTTCTCATACACGTACGTAATAATGGTGAACAAATACCTAATAATGAGATTGATCATATCTTCACTCCATTTCGAAAAGGAAATAAAGGGCAATTTGGTTTAGGTCTTGCGATCGTAAAGAGAATCTGTGAAATTCATGGGGGATATCCTTCTGTCTCAAACGAAAATGACGGTGTTCGTTTTTCGATGGTCATTCCTAAACAAGATATAAAAAACACACGTACTAAAAGTTAA
- a CDS encoding YjcZ family sporulation protein, with the protein MGHQYQESFALIVVLFILLVIVGTAWM; encoded by the coding sequence ATGGGACACCAATACCAAGAAAGCTTCGCATTGATTGTGGTCCTTTTCATCTTGCTTGTCATCGTCGGCACTGCGTGGATGTAA
- the yhaM gene encoding 3'-5' exoribonuclease YhaM gives MKKGINFLQVGDQVDHYLLIKSAKKGIASNGKPFLTLQMSDKTGEIEAKLWAISPEDEATFKSSIVVHTEGEIQDFRGMRQLKIKAIRPTTSMDQVSMRDFMPSAPRDPAEMVEQITQYIFEMKNPKIQRITRHLFKKHQKAFTEYPAATKNHHEFVSGLAYHVVCMLDLSKSIAALYPSLDKDLLYAGVILHDLGKVKELSGPLDAQYTIEGKLLGHISIMVTEVEEAANELDIQGEEVLVLKHLILSHHGKEEWGSPKRPIIKEAEMLHMIDNIDAKMNMMDRTLERVMPGEFSERIFPMENRSFYKPSFHDDPLDI, from the coding sequence GTGAAGAAAGGGATTAACTTCCTACAAGTAGGTGATCAAGTCGATCATTATTTACTAATTAAATCTGCTAAAAAGGGTATTGCCAGTAATGGCAAGCCATTTCTTACGTTACAAATGTCAGATAAAACTGGAGAAATAGAAGCAAAATTGTGGGCGATTTCCCCGGAAGATGAAGCGACTTTTAAAAGCTCTATTGTCGTTCATACAGAAGGAGAAATTCAAGATTTTCGTGGAATGAGACAGTTAAAAATTAAAGCAATTCGTCCAACGACAAGCATGGATCAAGTTTCGATGAGGGATTTTATGCCATCAGCGCCACGAGACCCAGCTGAAATGGTAGAACAAATAACGCAATACATTTTTGAAATGAAAAATCCAAAGATCCAACGTATTACTCGTCATTTATTTAAAAAACATCAAAAAGCATTTACAGAATACCCAGCAGCAACAAAAAACCATCATGAGTTTGTATCTGGTTTAGCCTATCATGTTGTATGTATGCTGGATTTATCAAAAAGTATTGCAGCATTATACCCTTCGCTAGATAAAGATTTACTTTATGCAGGTGTGATCTTGCATGATTTAGGGAAAGTGAAAGAATTATCTGGTCCATTAGATGCTCAATATACGATCGAAGGAAAGCTACTAGGACATATTTCAATTATGGTGACAGAAGTAGAGGAAGCAGCGAATGAACTAGATATACAAGGAGAAGAAGTTCTTGTTTTGAAACATCTTATTTTATCTCATCATGGTAAAGAAGAATGGGGTAGTCCGAAGCGGCCAATTATAAAAGAAGCTGAAATGTTACATATGATTGATAATATTGATGCAAAAATGAATATGATGGATCGCACACTTGAAAGGGTAATGCCGGGAGAATTTAGTGAACGAATTTTCCCGATGGAAAATCGTTCATTTTATAAACCGTCCTTTCACGATGACCCACTAGATATATAG
- a CDS encoding GbsR/MarR family transcriptional regulator, giving the protein MSEDKKNNNEWKKYEETKDQFIQSIAKNMSLYGITPSIGRLYGALYFAEDPMTLDDMREALGMSKTSMSTGVRSLSDMKMVEPVFRRGIRKDLYRTEEDWYKSFTALFSRQWRKATETNIEEADEAEEVLERVLKRTDDPELKEKIEHDLDRLSYARQYYVWLLQFVDVVESGKIYELVPKIKQNTDDDE; this is encoded by the coding sequence TTGAGTGAAGACAAAAAAAATAACAATGAATGGAAAAAATACGAAGAAACGAAAGATCAATTTATCCAAAGTATAGCTAAAAACATGAGTTTATATGGTATTACACCATCAATTGGCCGCTTATACGGTGCGCTATACTTTGCAGAAGATCCTATGACGCTTGACGACATGCGTGAAGCGCTGGGAATGAGTAAGACAAGCATGAGTACTGGCGTAAGGTCTTTATCTGATATGAAAATGGTCGAACCTGTTTTTCGAAGAGGGATAAGAAAAGATTTATACCGCACAGAAGAAGATTGGTATAAATCTTTTACTGCACTATTTTCTCGTCAATGGCGTAAAGCGACAGAAACAAATATTGAAGAGGCTGACGAAGCTGAAGAAGTGCTTGAACGAGTTTTAAAGAGAACAGATGATCCTGAATTAAAAGAAAAAATTGAGCATGATTTAGATCGCTTATCATACGCCAGACAATATTATGTATGGTTATTACAGTTTGTAGATGTCGTTGAGAGCGGGAAAATTTATGAGCTCGTGCCAAAAATCAAGCAAAATACTGATGATGATGAGTAA